In Tachypleus tridentatus isolate NWPU-2018 chromosome 3, ASM421037v1, whole genome shotgun sequence, the sequence GTACGGGAGGCTTATACTTCAGCACTGAGCTACAGACCTGTGATTGGCCGTCAAATAGCAAGTGTGGCAGTGGTAAGTTATGTTTAGTCATAAACAACAAGTTTAGTGGTAGTACTATGTTACGTTAACTTATAAACAGCCGTTGAATTGTATCAGTAAGTTATGTTTACCACTAAAGGACAGTATAATATACAACCTTACAGTCCACTCCATGGTTCCATTCGATATTAAAAAGTGAAAAGACGAAACGCCCCCATACGGCTGCTATTAGTATTAGTAATTATTAATTGTGGTATTCACACCAcagtgaaacaaaattttataaagtggacaatttgtaaaaatgtttttttatgggaaGTAATACACAGGGAAAGAGACCTGACTTTCATCGTAACTCATTACATCAAAAGTATCCAATGTACAGAGTTCAACATTTTGTACATCTTATTGATTTAAACTGCaagtttttatacattaaaagtgAAACCgtttattggaaaaataacagtttttacgAAATTCGGTTCCTCTCTTACATCAACAAAGATGTCACGGTGAAGAGaaacagctttattttaaattgtgttctaTTATAAAGAAGTGGTTTTTGCACATTCcacaattaatttttgttttttgtttttgaattttgcgcaaagctacacgagggctatctgcactagccgtccctaatttagcagtgtaagactagagggaaggcagctagtcatcaccaccgaccgccaactcttgggctactctttttaccaatgaatagtgggattgacggtcacattataacgccccaacggctgaaagggcgagcatgtttggtgggaccgggattcgaacccgcgaccctccgattacgagttgaacgccttaacccacctggccatgccgggcctaattaactttttttaattgTATGAATGTTGAATACTAAAAGTGTGAGTTTGGGTAACATACATCGATACTTACATATACGCTACGTCCATTATGGTAAAATTGTTGGATAAATTGTTCACTCCCAATGTTCCGTCAGTGTTGGAGGTCGTCCTGAACGTTTGTATGTGAACtcagataattaaatattatctaaCCCCATCATGtatgttaatgttttgaaatacctTTAAGATAAGTGGTTcatgaaggatttttttttatcatacgtTTAGGATCTACGACAAACGAACAGGACAGTGAGAGTTTGAGACAAAATGGTGATGTCTTCTTAAGTAACAGGCGTAAGGAAGGATCGTCTCGCGATCAACGACCAGCATCCGGTATTAGGGAGCCACAGAGGGGAATACCTGCCTCGCGACTAGACATAACTAGGTTGCTAACAGGCACCACTACAAATAATACTACACCACCTCCAACATTTCCTCTGCCTTTAAATCCCCCTTCTTCGGAGGTTCCTGTTCTGAAACAGAAGAACAGTCAGAATCAATATGCCAGTGAATACCCTGAAAGTCTGGATGAGACCAACCAGTCATCCCAAAACAGTTATGATCCTAGATATCATGGGACCCAAGACTCTTCCAAAAATAAGGAAGTTATGCCTTCTGACATTAAACCTCAAATAAGAGTTCGTAGTGAAGACTTTGGAAGTAACCGGTCAACAGCTGTATCTGATCATGATTTGTTTATTAAACCACGTTTGGACAACAATGGTAAAGTTATAGACATAGACGTGGACGATCAGATGTACAATAGCAAAGAGCTACCTAGAGGACCAGTCGTACGTGGAACCCAAAATAATGGTAAATCCAAGGATTTAGATGTAAATCCATATTCCAGGATAGAAGAAAATAATCCTTCTCTTGTTCTTGATAATTTTGATGGTTCCCAAATATTCTCAGATATCATCACTAACAACGGGAATAAGGAACATCCGGACACTCTTTTGGCTTACAGCAACAGTCCCGAATCTGGTGTTGCTTCATCCTTTAGCAACCGTGGAAATATCCCTCGTGACTCTGACGAACATGCAATTTACAATAGTGAATCCAGCTTCCTAGCCAATGAAGAAGCTTTACCATCGTTTAGTAGAAACAATGGTAAACACGGAGATTTAGATGTACTCCGACCACTATCTAGAAATAATGGACAAAGTAAAAATCCAGATGCAATTTCGTCTCTATCAAGAAATAATGGTCACTCTAAAGATCCTGACACTGTGGATTCCTTATTGAATAACAATGGTCATTCCAAAGATCCTGACATCAAAACGCCAAATTCGAAACCCACTACCCCTCCCGAGAGGTTTCACGAACTGTACGACCAACCTTCTAGGAACCACCGTCCTGCTTATAGTGGACCAAGACAGTCCTTATCTGGTCCAGATAATTTGGACGCTCAGTTTGGCACTAATCCTACCATTTTGAGCTTGCCAAATACTCCCAATCAACATACTTATAATCAACCCAGAAACAAATATACTTCATCACAAAATTCCAATACCCCACTGGCGGAAGGTGTTCTTGTGGATAGTAATTCTCCTCTCTTCGACTACAAGAACTCTGATGATTCTTACCAATACAACTACAAGTACTTTGATGACTACGAACCAAGAAGTGAGGTTTCACACTCTAGGGTCAGTTCCCATAAACCAAGTAGACCTTCGATTCCTAAGCCAGCAACAACAACCATTTCTACAACTACTAATGGTACCACGCCCACTATGATAACTCCACTTGCTACTACTCAGTCGCACATTAAGAGTGTAGATTCTTTACCTACCCTCCCTGCCAGGCCCCTATCCATGTATCCTACACCAACTCCTCTAGCGGCAGCAATAAGATGTAGCCCTAACACGTGCCGTTTTCCAGACTGCCGTTGCGGAGGAACAGACATCCCAGAGAACCTCCCGGTAAGCGAGGTTCCACAAGTGGTTCTTCTTACATTTGATGATGCCGTGAATGATTTAAATTACGAtttatacaaagaaatatttactggACGAAGAAACCCTAATGGTTGTCCCATATTGGGAACTTTTTATGTGTCTCACGAGTGGACAGATTATGGGAAAGTTCAAACTCTCTACTCTGAAGGCCACGAGATGGCGTCCCACTCCATCAGGTATGTTATTGCATTTTCTCCTTCTGAAGTTACATACTATTGGTCAGTGTTTCCATAatctaatattaaatttaagattttatataaGTAAATCTGAGTCGAAAGTCTTGCTGTGAAAGGCTAGAGCAAATCATTGAGAGACAAATACTGTCTTAAAGACAAATGGTTAGAAGGCTAGAGCAAATCATTGAGAGACAAATACTGTCTTAAAAGACATATGGTTAGAAGATCCCGAACGCCTTCAGTTACATTTAAAGATCAAACGTTCATTGAAATGAGCAATTCTTGGGAAAACAATGAatcaataagaaaagaaaaatccgACATCTCCAAAACTTAAGTTAAATACTTCCTGCGCATGTTAACGTTCtctatttattaattttgcgTGTTGGAATACAATTTCAAAACGCTATTGCACTACTTTTTCTGtcctaaatattaataaaaccttaCTGGTCAAAGTAAGGTAATTTATCCGAACACAAAGCAGGTGCAGGTCTCCTATTTTCATTACTTGTCGTTGCTACAAAAAGGAAACTCCAGACTTTAGTGGCTTGgttgcgttataaaagtgaagaTAATAACCACATATGCTCGGTCGGATAAGGGTAGTCTTAGGTTTCGCGGTAGTTATGTTAATTAGCTAACTACCTATtctacaatttcaaaattaagaaggGCTATATGCAAGTATTTGTTGTGTAACTTTGCcaaatttctgaaacaaataaataaaataatataagcgACACTAAACAAAGTACTCTCGTGCCTGGTTATTTTGGAAATGATTATCCCGAGTTAACTTGGGCAAGTCGCGAAAATAATTCCAGAACACCTCGgcgtgtgcgtgtgtgtttttcttatagcaaagccacatcgggctttctgctgagtccatcgagaggaatcgaatctctgattttagcgttgtaaatccgtagactcaccgctgtactagctgggggaaAACACCTCGGTTAAAGACGTGTTACAGAACACCTTGGTTAAACATGTCTTAAAGAAATACTTTAGAGAAACCAGTGTTTAAGAACACCTTAGGTAAAGACGTGTTGCAGAGTACCTTGGTTAAACATGTGTTTAAGATATACCTTGGTTAAACATGTGTTTAAGATATACCTTAGAGAAACTTGTGTTTAAGAATATTTTGGATAACTGTGTGTAACTTTGTTAACCTTCGTTAAAGAACACCTTGGGTGTCTGATAAAACAGGTTCAAGTTTCGCTACATTTTTCGATGCCTAGACCCCTTATTTAAATCAGCTGTAACAGTTTCAGTATTATAAAGAAGATTTCTAATATAATAAAGGGGAAACCATAGTTTTTAATTCTGTTACGTTGGAAGGAAGGAATTCTTGCCTTCTTAAAGGTTAAAAACAAGTtcgggccccggcatggccaggtggttaaggcgctcgactcgtaatctgaggatcgtgggttcgaatccccgtcacaccagacgtTCAAcagtgtgggtgttataatgtgatagtcaatcccactattcgtttggtaaaagagtagcacaaggattggcggtgggtggtgacgactagctgccttccctctagtcttacaccgctaaattagggacggctagcgcagatagccctcgagtagctttgcgcgaaattcaaaaaaacaaaacgagttAGCCGTATCTATTTAATTTAACTGGTCCGATTTTTCCCTAGCTTTGAAATATTTACTATGATACTACTTAATATAAGTTACTAGTggagataagtaataataattataatattttcacaaaaaattgtttttcgtTTCGTTTCAAATAGTCACAGTTATGGTGAAAAGTTTTCCAAAAGCAGTTGGTTCAAAGAAGTACAGGGCCAACGTGAGATCCTCCATCTTTATGGAGGAGTTAAGATGGAGGACATCCGAGGAATGAGGGCACCTTTCCTACAGATCGGTGGGAACAATATGTTTGAGATGTTATACGATGCCAATTTCACCTACGATTCTTCAATGCCTGTGTTCGAGAATAACCCACCGTTCTGGCCCTACACTCTGGACTACGCTATCAACCACGAATGTATGATTACTCCTTGCCCGAACAAGTCCTTTCCTGGACTCTGGGAGATAGGAATGGTGATGTGGGTGGACTTGAAGGGTGGTCGCTGCTCCATGGCCGATGCCTGTTCGAATTCTCAGGATGAAGAAGGAATTGTCAAATTTCTAAGCCAAAACTTCAACCGTCACTACAACACCAACCGGGCTCCGTTCGGTTTATTCTATCATTCGGCCTGGTTCACTAACGCTCACCACAGAAAAGGGTTCATGAAGTTCCTGGACGACATCCTCAGCAAAGACGACGTCTGGTTGATCACCAACTGGCAGCTCATCCAGTGGCTGCGAAAACCCACACCCAAGTCTAAATTAAACAGTTTCGAACCCTGGCAGTGTAAAAAAAATGACCGTTCCCCTCCGTGCAGCAATCCCACAGTGTGCAATGTGTGGGACAAAGAAGGCATACGATATATGAAGACCTGTCAGAAATGTCCGAAGCATTATCCCTGGGTGGGGAACACTGGTTACAGGGAagatgggtaaaaaaaaaaaaaatcgatttgtAACTGAATATGGTTGTGGTTAGTACTGTAAAATATCTAACGATATTATAAACATTCTCGTGAAAGTGCTAGAGCCCTACGTGTTTGTAGTGAAAAAGGTTCGGTACTAGACAGAGTCCAGCGCCCTCTATCTACTGTTGTATATGCCCTTTACTTAGAAACCTgctattttttttatctcttatgTTTTGGGTTAACGTTTTACGTATTTCAGCTCTTTCTTTGATTTGGAACAGTGCAAGAAACCTCTGTTTCGTAtggatatatttaaagtaaaaactgaCCGTCTATTTTCTTT encodes:
- the LOC143246704 gene encoding uncharacterized protein LOC143246704 — protein: MQQFAGVLFLLTYFLNGMQPTFSGKPEPLFSCGDQFGYYPDPEDCSKYYVCVFGDALHESCTGGLYFSTELQTCDWPSNSKCGSGSTTNEQDSESLRQNGDVFLSNRRKEGSSRDQRPASGIREPQRGIPASRLDITRLLTGTTTNNTTPPPTFPLPLNPPSSEVPVLKQKNSQNQYASEYPESLDETNQSSQNSYDPRYHGTQDSSKNKEVMPSDIKPQIRVRSEDFGSNRSTAVSDHDLFIKPRLDNNGKVIDIDVDDQMYNSKELPRGPVVRGTQNNGKSKDLDVNPYSRIEENNPSLVLDNFDGSQIFSDIITNNGNKEHPDTLLAYSNSPESGVASSFSNRGNIPRDSDEHAIYNSESSFLANEEALPSFSRNNGKHGDLDVLRPLSRNNGQSKNPDAISSLSRNNGHSKDPDTVDSLLNNNGHSKDPDIKTPNSKPTTPPERFHELYDQPSRNHRPAYSGPRQSLSGPDNLDAQFGTNPTILSLPNTPNQHTYNQPRNKYTSSQNSNTPLAEGVLVDSNSPLFDYKNSDDSYQYNYKYFDDYEPRSEVSHSRVSSHKPSRPSIPKPATTTISTTTNGTTPTMITPLATTQSHIKSVDSLPTLPARPLSMYPTPTPLAAAIRCSPNTCRFPDCRCGGTDIPENLPVSEVPQVVLLTFDDAVNDLNYDLYKEIFTGRRNPNGCPILGTFYVSHEWTDYGKVQTLYSEGHEMASHSISHSYGEKFSKSSWFKEVQGQREILHLYGGVKMEDIRGMRAPFLQIGGNNMFEMLYDANFTYDSSMPVFENNPPFWPYTLDYAINHECMITPCPNKSFPGLWEIGMVMWVDLKGGRCSMADACSNSQDEEGIVKFLSQNFNRHYNTNRAPFGLFYHSAWFTNAHHRKGFMKFLDDILSKDDVWLITNWQLIQWLRKPTPKSKLNSFEPWQCKKNDRSPPCSNPTVCNVWDKEGIRYMKTCQKCPKHYPWVGNTGYREDG